One stretch of Glycine soja cultivar W05 chromosome 7, ASM419377v2, whole genome shotgun sequence DNA includes these proteins:
- the LOC114418148 gene encoding uncharacterized protein LOC114418148, translating to MMSNSKQKKKLKAHKKKDEWLKDMRGNLSLLATVIATMTFQSAINPPGGIRPASETGEITCPDTSKNITVPCPGEAVLSVLKADTYNSFLYCNTICFASSLAVCLLLVSGLPLNNRFFIWFFSICMCITLTALTLTYLYGLQMVTPNDVWDNSLFSMVGVVIFIWIILLGIVVIFLSLRLLFWIVTKCRNKKQTEQGEDQNQSKQEDPKQSTGEDAT from the coding sequence ATGatgagcaattccaaacaaaagaagaaattgaAGGCACACAAGAAAAAGGATGAATGGTTGAAGGACATGAGGGGTAACCTAAGTTTGCTGGCTACCGTAATTGCAACTATGACCTTTCAGAGTGCTATTAATCCACCAGGTGGCATTAGGCCAGCAAGTGAAACTGGAGAAATCACATGTCCAGATACAAGCAAAAACATTACGGTTCCATGCCCTGGAGAAGCTGTCCTATCTGTTCTTAAAGCAGACACCTACAACAGCTTCCTTTATTGTAACACAATATGTTTTGCTTCATCTTTAGCTGTTTGTCTCTTGCTTGTGAGTGGACTCCCTCTTAATAACCGATTCTTCATCTGGTTCTTCTCAATATGCATGTGCATCACCCTCACTGCCCTCACCCTTACCTACTTATATGGTTTGCAAATGGTCACCCCAAACGACGTTTGGGATAATTCATTATTCAGCATGGTTGGAGTCGTTATTTTTATTTGGATCATACTTCTAGGAATCGTCGTAATTTTCCTCTCCCTACGCCTACTTTTTTGGATTGTCACTAAATGCCGGAATAAAAAACAAACTGAACAAGGAGAAGATCAAAACCAAAGTAAACAAGAAGATCCAAAACAAAGTACAGGAGAAGATGCAACCTAG